The DNA region CGTCGGAACGGTCTGGTTTCCACCGTTGACGCCCATCACGTACGTCGCGGCGGCGGTGTCCTGCTCGATGTCGATCACCTCGTACGGGATCTTCTCCCGGTCGAACTGCGACTTCAGCCGATGGCAGTAGCCGCACCAACTGGTCGAATACATGGTCAACATCAGGGAGGTCCTCCGGGATACGGCGACGGGGCATCGGCCCGGGCGGCACCCGGGCTGTCCGGTGCAACGTCCGGCGGGGCTGCGATGATTCCTACCCGTGGCGGCGAACCTCAACTCAGCCCCGACCCCCGATCCCGACCCGGACGCCGGGCCGACGGCCGGGCCGGCCTCCGCGCGCGTCGCCCGGGT from Solwaraspora sp. WMMD791 includes:
- a CDS encoding mycoredoxin, which encodes MLTMYSTSWCGYCHRLKSQFDREKIPYEVIDIEQDTAAATYVMGVNGGNQTVPTIRFPDGSALTNPSIVQVKQRLADLGAS